A window of Nisaea sediminum genomic DNA:
AGCCGATCCGGCGGAAATGCCGAGATGCCCGGCAACCCCCGGATCCGCGAGCGTGGCGGAAATCGCTTGGCTCGCCGCGTCGACCTGCACCCCGCTCCGCTCCAGAAGCGAGAGCAGCGGCTTGTTCGCGAGATCGGCAGCGTCGTAGCGACGGCCGATATCGGCCGGGACATAGGTGGTCAGGAAGGAGAAGGGCTTGCCCTCGACGCTGCGCATCCGGACGGAGCGCTGCACTTCCTGGCCGATCGGACAGGAGAGGGCTGCGGCCACCTCCTCGTTCGCCGGGACATAGCCGAAGGAGATCAGCTTCACCTTGGTCTCGAGCCCCATGGCGATCAGGTTCTCGAGCAGCCCGTCCATGGAGGACTGGAACGCCCGCGCCTTCGGCCGGTAGCGCACCCGGGTGCCGCGTCCGCGCTCGCGCACGACGAGGCCTTCGGCGGCCAGTTCGTCCAGCGCCCGCTTCGCCGTGATGCGCGAGACGTCGTAGGTCTCCGCGAGCTCCTGTTCACCCGGGATCAGCGCGTCGTACTCGTGCAGGCCGTCAGTGATCTGCTGGCGCAAAATAAGGAAAATCTGGTGATAGAGCGGCATGCGAAGCGCCCCGCTCACCCCCTCGATCCCCGCACTGACAACCCGGTCGGCCATGAAAACTCCTAAACGCTAATTGTTATATTGATATGCGTTTAGAAATTCGGGCAAGCGGAATCTTCAGCGCGAAACGGACCTGTCAGGTTTCGGAACGGCTCGTCGATTGAGATGCCGCCTCCGAGTTCGGCTGAACAAGGAAGCGGGCAAGTCAGCGGGCCGCGAGAAGAATTTCGGTGTCGCAGCGCCCCGGTTCGGGCCTCCGGTCCAGCGCGAACAAAAGCGGATTGGGGCTCGGGCCGGACGCTCGCCCCCCTTACCCCAGATTGTTCCTAAGCACCTCCGCGAGACCAGCAGGGTCCGCAACCTCGTCGCTTCGACCAGACACAGAGATCGCCCCGATCAGAGCTTCCCCGTCGCGCCACGGCACCGCAACGCAACGCAAGCCGGGAAGGAGCTCCTCATCGTCGAGCGCGTACCCGTCCCGCCTCACGTCCTCCAGCGCCTTGGCCAAAAGCGAAGGATCGACGATTGTCTGATTCGTCTGCCGGACGAGAGGAAGTTCCGGCTGCGAGTCGTCCTCCGCAAGCAGCACCTTTCCCACCGCCGTACAGTGAAGCGGACCGCGCCATCCGATCCTGCTCGCCATCGGCATCGCCTCGGGCCCGTCACGTTTCGCGACAAACGCAGCCGTATTGCCGTCCCGTACGGCGAGGTGCGCCGTCAAGCCGGTTGCGGCGACGATGCGGTCGAGGATGGGCTGAACCCGCTGCTGAAACATATCGACCGAGCGCGCTCTCACGCCAAGCTCGTGCAGCCGGAGCGTGAGGTGGTGACGTTTCCCATCCATGCCGGTGATCTTGCGGGCAGCGAGCGTTCGCAGCAGGCGATACACAGTGGGGCGCGGCAGGCCAGTCGTGCGGGCAATCTCCGAGACCGTCGCCGTGCCATGGACCGACAACATCTCTATGAGGTCGACGGCGTGATCGACGCTGCTGATCACGCCGCTCGTCGATTTCGGCTTTGCCAATTCGGGTTCCAATCTCTTATGATCATATATGATACAAAAATGTTCATTATTGATACATATTTCGGATCGCCATGACAAGAACTCAAGTCGCTATCGCCCAGACGGGCCCGGTTCTCTTCGACGTCGAGCGCTCTCTCGACAAGGTTGCGGACTGGACCGCGCGCGCCGCACGTCAGGGCGCAAAACTGGTGCTGTTCCCCGAGGCGATGGTCGCGGCCTATCCGAAAGGTGCGATGTTCGGTTCGTATTTCGGCGGGCGCACTCGGGAGGGGCGCGATCTCTACCGTCGCTACCTTGAGAGCGCATGCGAAATGCCCGGCTCCGTGACTGAGCGCCTGGCGCAGATCTCGGGCGATAACGGAATTGCGCTTGTCGTCGGAGTGATCGAACGGGACGGTGGGACGATATTCTGCACCGTGGCGCATTTCGACGAGACCGGGCGCTTTCTCGGCCGCCGGCGCAAGCTGATGCCCACGGGAGCCGAGCGGCTCGCCTGGGGATTCGGCGATCTATCCGATTTGCGGGCTTACGATACCGGCGCCGGCCGCATAGCATCGGTGATCTGCTGGGAGAACTACATGCCGCTCCTGCGGACGGCGACCTACGATCTGCACCCGCAGATCTATTGCGCGCCGACGCTGGATGAAAGGGAGTGCTGGACGGCCTCCATGCGGCATATCGCTATTGAGGGCCGCTGCTTTGTGCTGTCGGCATGCCAGGCTCTCCAGCGCCGTCAGGTGCCGGACGACGCGACGGATTACTTCGCGGATGCGGACCCGGACGCCTGGATCTGCCGCGGTCGCAGTTGCATTGTCGATCCATTCGGGAAATTCCTCGCCGAGCCGCTGGTCGATGCGGAAGGCTTGCTGACGGCCGAGCTCGACATGGACGAGATCGCCCGGGGAAAATTCGATTTCGACGTAACGGGTCATTACGCCCGGCCCGATCTGTTCCAGCTGAGACTCGACACGCGAAAGCAGCTGGCCGTTACGGGTATGGAGACCTCGGCATGATCGACCACTCCGCAATCGAAGTCGCTGCAAACCGTATTGCCTCGCATATCCGCCGCACTCCCGTGATCGAGCTCGAGCCCGGTGCATTGGGCATCGACGCGACGCTTGTCCTCAAGCTGGAGAGCCAGCAGATCTCCGGCTCTTTCAAGATCCGCGGCGCGACAAACGCGGTCCTGTCTTCCCCGGAGCTTGCCGCCGGCGGGCTGGTGGCGGCATCGGGAGGCAATCACGGGGTGGCGGTGGCAACCGTTGCCCGCCGCATGGGGCTACGGGCACGTATTTTCGTTCCATCCATAAGCTCGGAGGCCAAACGCACGCTTCTCCGGGATCTCGGTGCGGAGGTCATTGTCGCGGGCGACGTTTACGTCGAGTCCCGGTCGGCCGCACAAGCGGACGCGGAAGCCAGTGGCGGATTGATGGTGCATGCCTTCGAAGCCGAGGAGACCATAATCGGCCAGGGTTCGATCGGCATGGAACTCGACAAGCAGGCTCCGGATCTGGACGCCCTCGTCCTGTCGGTAGGTGGTGGCGGGCTTGCGGCGGGCCTGGCCGCCTGGTTCAACCGACGGATTCCGCTGATCTGTGCCGAGCCCGAACGCGCGCCGACACTTCATGCCGCCCTTGCGGCGGGAGCCCCTGTCGACGTCGAAACCGGCGGCATTGCGGCCGATGCTCTCGGATGCCGTCGTCTCGGCGATCTGGCGTTTGAAACCTTGGCTACCGCCGAAGTCGAAAGCCGGCTGGTCGAGGACGAGGATATCCAGCGGGCTCAACATGACCTGTGGCGAGAAGTCCGCCTCGCGGCAGAACCGGCCGCAGCTCTGCCGATTGCCTGTCTCCGTGCGATGCCGCCGGACCGGATTGCGAACCGCCGGATCGGAGTGCTCATCTGCGGCGCGAACATCGATCCGGCGCAATTGAGTGCCGGGTAGCGAGAGTGACGCGATCTGGTTTCGCCCACATCGTGAACATGCCTTTCATTCAGCGTCGACCAGCGCAGTGAACAGGTTCGGATTGCCGAAACTGCCGAGCCCGGTCGTCGCCGAATAGCCGCTTGTCGCGTCATATCCGGTATTCGTCCCGGCCGGCTTGTTGTTGCCGCTGGTGACCGGCTTCAGCAGTGAGGGGTTGCCATAGAGCAGCGGATTGAGAAAGCCGACCGGTGGCTTCTGCTTCTCCGCCCGTGCGGCATTCACCAGCGCGGTGAAACCGGCCCAGAGCGGGGCGACGGCGCTGGTGCCGCCGACCGGCGAGGGGTTGCCGTCGACGAAGACCCAGAAGCCGCTCTGCGGGTCCGCGTCGGCCGCGACGTCGGGCACGCCGCGTCCGGCCTGCCCGCTTTCGAGATTGACCGGCACAGACGCGTTCGCCTGGTAGGCGGGCAGCGGCCAGACCCGGGAAACGCCACCGCCGGTCCCGGCCGCGCCGCTGTTCCAGACCGTTTCGGAGGCGATCGCGCCACCGGACGTATCCAGCAGAGTGCCGCCGCAGCCGGTCGCCCAGGGACTGGAGGCGGGGAAGTTCACATGTACCCGCCCGTCGCGCACCCCGTCCGGAGCGAGCAGGTCGCCCGATGAAATAAAGACGCTGACACCGAGCCGGGCGGCGTCGGCGAGCGCCCGGTTCATCGCCTGCATCCCGGCCTGGCTCCAGCCCTCCTCCGCCCCGCCCCAGCTGATCGAGATCACCGAGGGCGCGTTCTGCTGGTCGTGCAGCGCGTCGAGCGTCGCGTCGACGAAGCTGCGCGCCGCGTTCGCGGCGAAATAGACGGCGAGCCGCGCGCCCGGTGCTGCGCCCGCGACCACCTGCATGTCGAGCGCGACCTCAACGCTCGCTCCGGCGCCACCGGCGAAGTCCTGACTCCCCCCGTCGACCGAGAGCGCAACGATCTCCGGCACCGGGACGCCCATGGCCCTTGCCGCCACGGCCATATCCGACTGCAGATAGCCGCCGCCGAATTCCAGGATCGCGACGGTCTGCCCCGCTGCGGATTGCTGCGGAAAGCCGTAGAGCGTGGCGATCCGGTTCGCAAGCATCGGCTTCGCCGCGCCGACATCGAGCACCGGCTGGAGATGCGAGCGCCCGACGGGAGCGGTCTCATGCCCGAGGATGGCCTCAAGCAGTTCGGCGAGACCCGCCGGACAATAGAGCGGGCCCCAGTATCCGCGATACCGTCCGCGTGGGTGATGGAAGTGGGCAAGCCGTATCCGGAACGCCGCCTCGTGCCGGTAAGCGGGGCCGGTAAGCTTGACGCGGAGCTTTGCGGGCTCGACAGCCGTCAGGGTGAAGCCATTCCGCCCGGCATAGGCCGCGATCCGCGAGATCGCATCGCGTGTCGCGCTCCGCCGCGTTGCCGCAAGCTCCACCCGTGTGACA
This region includes:
- a CDS encoding S53 family peptidase — its product is MSDAVIDFPNSTGKVLEGSTRIADVDPNEPIEISLLLKDPEPGASGRVTRVELAATRRSATRDAISRIAAYAGRNGFTLTAVEPAKLRVKLTGPAYRHEAAFRIRLAHFHHPRGRYRGYWGPLYCPAGLAELLEAILGHETAPVGRSHLQPVLDVGAAKPMLANRIATLYGFPQQSAAGQTVAILEFGGGYLQSDMAVAARAMGVPVPEIVALSVDGGSQDFAGGAGASVEVALDMQVVAGAAPGARLAVYFAANAARSFVDATLDALHDQQNAPSVISISWGGAEEGWSQAGMQAMNRALADAARLGVSVFISSGDLLAPDGVRDGRVHVNFPASSPWATGCGGTLLDTSGGAIASETVWNSGAAGTGGGVSRVWPLPAYQANASVPVNLESGQAGRGVPDVAADADPQSGFWVFVDGNPSPVGGTSAVAPLWAGFTALVNAARAEKQKPPVGFLNPLLYGNPSLLKPVTSGNNKPAGTNTGYDATSGYSATTGLGSFGNPNLFTALVDAE
- a CDS encoding carbon-nitrogen hydrolase family protein, which gives rise to MTRTQVAIAQTGPVLFDVERSLDKVADWTARAARQGAKLVLFPEAMVAAYPKGAMFGSYFGGRTREGRDLYRRYLESACEMPGSVTERLAQISGDNGIALVVGVIERDGGTIFCTVAHFDETGRFLGRRRKLMPTGAERLAWGFGDLSDLRAYDTGAGRIASVICWENYMPLLRTATYDLHPQIYCAPTLDERECWTASMRHIAIEGRCFVLSACQALQRRQVPDDATDYFADADPDAWICRGRSCIVDPFGKFLAEPLVDAEGLLTAELDMDEIARGKFDFDVTGHYARPDLFQLRLDTRKQLAVTGMETSA
- a CDS encoding serine/threonine dehydratase, whose product is MIDHSAIEVAANRIASHIRRTPVIELEPGALGIDATLVLKLESQQISGSFKIRGATNAVLSSPELAAGGLVAASGGNHGVAVATVARRMGLRARIFVPSISSEAKRTLLRDLGAEVIVAGDVYVESRSAAQADAEASGGLMVHAFEAEETIIGQGSIGMELDKQAPDLDALVLSVGGGGLAAGLAAWFNRRIPLICAEPERAPTLHAALAAGAPVDVETGGIAADALGCRRLGDLAFETLATAEVESRLVEDEDIQRAQHDLWREVRLAAEPAAALPIACLRAMPPDRIANRRIGVLICGANIDPAQLSAG
- a CDS encoding IclR family transcriptional regulator is translated as MAKPKSTSGVISSVDHAVDLIEMLSVHGTATVSEIARTTGLPRPTVYRLLRTLAARKITGMDGKRHHLTLRLHELGVRARSVDMFQQRVQPILDRIVAATGLTAHLAVRDGNTAAFVAKRDGPEAMPMASRIGWRGPLHCTAVGKVLLAEDDSQPELPLVRQTNQTIVDPSLLAKALEDVRRDGYALDDEELLPGLRCVAVPWRDGEALIGAISVSGRSDEVADPAGLAEVLRNNLG
- a CDS encoding GntR family transcriptional regulator, whose amino-acid sequence is MADRVVSAGIEGVSGALRMPLYHQIFLILRQQITDGLHEYDALIPGEQELAETYDVSRITAKRALDELAAEGLVVRERGRGTRVRYRPKARAFQSSMDGLLENLIAMGLETKVKLISFGYVPANEEVAAALSCPIGQEVQRSVRMRSVEGKPFSFLTTYVPADIGRRYDAADLANKPLLSLLERSGVQVDAASQAISATLADPGVAGHLGISAGSALLKINRIVKDRDGRPVEYITALYRPDQYQYRMVLSRVQGETHNTWTPSQDAVTTAKD